GCCCGAAGCGGGAAGCCAGCTTAAGCAGGCCCTTATGCGTCTCCTGATACTTTTGGTGAACGTTAATTTCCACATCCAGCATTTCCGGCAGGTTGTCAACGCAAAACCGGGCCATCTCCGGCAGCCCCAGGAATTTAGGGCAAAGATATTTTTTGCGCTCCACCGATACTATTCTGGGAGCAAAAATGCAGTCTACCTTTTTATCACGCAGATTGGCCAAATGACCGAGATAGAGCTTCACCGGCAAACATGCTTCGTCCACCGCATCGCGAACTCCCTGGTCCAAAATGGCCTTGGTAGTTTCATCCGACACAATCACTTCGGCACCCAACGCGCGAAAAAAAGCTTCCCAACCAGGATAATAATGGTAGTAAAGCAGGGCGCGGGGGATGCCCACTGTAACACTCATCTTTTTCCTCCAATCCGATTCCTTTTACATAATTCTTCATGCATTGCTTATTTCTTCTTTTTTCGACCTTTTTTTTCATTACCAATCTGTTTGCCGCTCTCTTCTGTGGTTATCCTGTCCTGATCCTGGGTCTTTAAAATACTGGGGCGCTTTTCATGGATGGGGACCGGGCGCCGCATAATAATACTCCACAATGCTTTCATGTTAAACGGCAGCAGCGGCCACAGATACGGCACGCCAAAGGATTTATTGGTTGCCAGGCGGATAAAGATTATAACCAGGCCGCCAATAAAGCCGGGTAGTCTAAAGAGGCCCGTCACCACCAGCATAAACAGATGCACCAGGCGGTTTGATAAACTAAGCTCATAGCTGGGAGTGGAAAACATCCCCACCGCCGTCAGGCCGCCGTAAAGCAGCACCTCCGGCGTAAAAATCCCCACCTCAATGGCGATTTCCCCGATTAACAGGGCGGCAATCAGACCCATGGCGGTGGCCAGCGGATCCGGTGTATGCACTCCGGCCATGCGGATTAAGTCAATGCCCAAATGGACAAAAATAAACTGGATAAAAAGCGGCACGTTGCCCACTTCTTCCGGCCCGATAAAATCCAGCATTTCCGGCAAGAGCTCGGGATGCATGGATACCAGTAGATAAAGGGGCGCCAGAAACATGGAAATAAAAATCCCCAGAAAACGAATCCAGCGCACATATACACCGGAAAGTATACTCTGTCGGTACTCTTCGGCGTGCTGGACATGGTGGAAAAAAGTAGCCGGAGCGATAATGGCTGCCGGTGAAGTATCCACCATCATAATTACATGCCCTTCATACAAATGCATGGCCGCCACATCAGGCCGTTCGGTGTAGCGCACCAGCGGAAAAATGCTCCAGCGGCCTTCCACAATGAATTCCTCAATGGATTTTTCCGCCATGGGCAAGCCGTCAATATCAATGTTGTCCAATCTGGTTTTAACTTCTTCCACCAGTTCGGGATCAGCAATATCATTGATGTAGAGGATGGCCACATCAGTTTTGGAACGACGTCCCGCTTTAATGGCCTCCACCCTCAGTCCCGGGTCACGCACCCGGCGCCTGGTCAGGGCGATATTAAACATCAGCGTTTCCACAAAACCGTCACGGGAACCACGGGTCAGCCGCTCCGTGTCCGGCTCCTCCGGGCCACGAACGGGAAACTCCCGGACATCCATAATAATGGCTTCTTTTTCGCCATCCAAAAAAATTATCATCTGCCCAACCAACATCTGGTCCATAAGCTCCGAGAGTTGGTCGCTGGTTTCAATCTCCAGATAGGGGATTTTTACCCGTGTTAACTTTGTAAAGGGATCGGGGAAAATATCTTCCCGATTCAATTGGGTTAAATTCTGTAATATTAAAGTGACAACATCACCATTGGTAAAGCCGTCGATAAAAACAAGGGCGCCTTTTTTGCCGCCGATGGTCAGGCCCTTAACCAAAACATCAATGGATATGCCGATACCCAGCTTTTCAGTAAAAAAATCCAGGTTTTCCTCCAGATGGGGACTAACAGTTTCCGGCGGGCCCACTGTCTTGCGTGCCATTTTTTCACCTGCCTGTCTGATAAAAACCCTCCATGCGGAGGGTATTGCGGTTATTTTTCCCCATCTGTAATAATAATATAACGACCTTGCAGGCAAGGCCGTTAATATTTAATAAAAATATCTGGAATTTGGGTAAAAAAATTATTCCTCTCCGGCCAACTCCACTTTCAGACGGGCCAGGACTTTTTTCTCCAGCCGTGAGACATGCATCTGGGAAATGCCCAGGATTTCCGCCACTTCCTGCTGTGATTTATGACGGAAAAAACGATACAGCACAATGCGACGTTCCCTTTCCGGTAAATCGGTGAGCGCTTCGCGCAATGCCACCCGATCCACCACCTCATCAGTCTCGGCTTGGGTTACCGCCAACTCCGCAGTTTCTCCGGGAACCGCCGCATCCAGAGAAACCGGGCTGCGGACGGCATCCAAAGCCATTAACAACTCTTCACGCCCCAACCCGCTGGCCGCCGCCAGCTCGCCCAAAGTGGGCTGGCGTCCCAAAGCCTGTTCCAGTTCGTTTTGTACTCTTTTTATCCGGCCGGCCTGGGTTACAAGGGAGCGGCTGAACTTCATTGCACCCTGGCCGCGTAAATACATTTTTATCTCCCCGGCAATCACCGGCACCGCATAGGTGGCAAAAGCATTTCCCCGGGCCGGGTCGAATTTTTTCAGAGCTTTTAACAAACCAATACAACCCACCTGAAACAGGTCGTCGCTTTCGGCGTATTCGCCCTGATAGCGTTTGACCAGGCTATGAACCAGGGGCAGGTGTTTCTCAAAGGTTTCCGCCATAACAATCACTAATCATCAAGGCCCGGCTCTGC
This region of Dethiobacter alkaliphilus AHT 1 genomic DNA includes:
- a CDS encoding spore germination protein, whose product is MARKTVGPPETVSPHLEENLDFFTEKLGIGISIDVLVKGLTIGGKKGALVFIDGFTNGDVVTLILQNLTQLNREDIFPDPFTKLTRVKIPYLEIETSDQLSELMDQMLVGQMIIFLDGEKEAIIMDVREFPVRGPEEPDTERLTRGSRDGFVETLMFNIALTRRRVRDPGLRVEAIKAGRRSKTDVAILYINDIADPELVEEVKTRLDNIDIDGLPMAEKSIEEFIVEGRWSIFPLVRYTERPDVAAMHLYEGHVIMMVDTSPAAIIAPATFFHHVQHAEEYRQSILSGVYVRWIRFLGIFISMFLAPLYLLVSMHPELLPEMLDFIGPEEVGNVPLFIQFIFVHLGIDLIRMAGVHTPDPLATAMGLIAALLIGEIAIEVGIFTPEVLLYGGLTAVGMFSTPSYELSLSNRLVHLFMLVVTGLFRLPGFIGGLVIIFIRLATNKSFGVPYLWPLLPFNMKALWSIIMRRPVPIHEKRPSILKTQDQDRITTEESGKQIGNEKKGRKKKK
- a CDS encoding sigma-70 family RNA polymerase sigma factor codes for the protein MAETFEKHLPLVHSLVKRYQGEYAESDDLFQVGCIGLLKALKKFDPARGNAFATYAVPVIAGEIKMYLRGQGAMKFSRSLVTQAGRIKRVQNELEQALGRQPTLGELAAASGLGREELLMALDAVRSPVSLDAAVPGETAELAVTQAETDEVVDRVALREALTDLPERERRIVLYRFFRHKSQQEVAEILGISQMHVSRLEKKVLARLKVELAGEE